In Methanotorris formicicus Mc-S-70, a single genomic region encodes these proteins:
- a CDS encoding HemK2/MTQ2 family protein methyltransferase, producing MKILKIKDIIIKTHPQVYIPSEDSELLMENLVDVKNKLVLDVGTGTGIQAINAAKKGAKKVIGVDINPHAIQIAKENALLNNLELNKKIFFFESDLFENVEGKFDVILFNAPYLPTSEEEKVEGWLNYAFDGGKTGREVLDKFIEEVGDYLKENGIIQILQSSLTGEEKTIKMLNKHGFKAKKTAYKRFPFEELQVITAWRE from the coding sequence ATGAAAATCCTGAAAATAAAAGACATAATCATAAAAACTCATCCGCAAGTTTATATTCCAAGTGAGGATAGTGAATTATTGATGGAAAATTTGGTTGATGTGAAAAATAAGTTAGTTTTAGATGTTGGAACTGGAACAGGCATTCAGGCAATAAATGCGGCAAAAAAAGGGGCAAAGAAAGTTATCGGTGTTGATATAAACCCACATGCAATACAAATAGCAAAGGAAAATGCTCTATTAAATAATTTGGAATTGAATAAAAAAATCTTCTTTTTTGAGAGTGATTTATTTGAGAATGTTGAAGGGAAGTTTGATGTTATTCTATTCAATGCCCCCTATCTACCAACATCGGAGGAGGAAAAGGTAGAGGGATGGTTAAATTATGCCTTTGATGGAGGAAAAACTGGGAGAGAAGTTTTAGATAAGTTTATTGAGGAAGTTGGGGATTATTTGAAAGAAAATGGAATAATCCAAATACTTCAATCTTCTTTAACAGGGGAAGAGAAAACCATCAAAATGCTCAATAAACATGGTTTTAAAGCTAAAAAAACGGCATACAAAAGGTTTCCTTTTGAGGAATTACAAGTTATCACCGCATGGAGGGAATGA